One genomic segment of Terriglobales bacterium includes these proteins:
- the coxB gene encoding cytochrome c oxidase subunit II encodes MGFDLPLFPDQASTMATRVDHLYFYLLAVSAFFTILITAMLIFFAIRYRRARHPNAVPIEGSTKLELAWTGIPLIIAMSMFVWAANIFFAMNRPPRGALEIYAVGKQWMWKFEHVGGQREINQLHVPVGRDVKLTMISQDVIHSMFFPAFRVKQDVLPNRYTTVWFHPTKIGTYHLFCAEYCGTKHSGMIGQVVVMEPAQYQAWLAGGAQGGSLVASGERLFRDLACDTCHRPDTGARGPDLAGLFGKPVRFAGGGSAVADETYIRESITNPAAKVVEGFQPIMPTFQGQVSEEGLLQLVAYIKSLQTQTPAAAPGAPPAAAAPPRGNP; translated from the coding sequence ATGGGCTTCGACCTTCCACTGTTCCCCGACCAGGCGTCCACCATGGCGACGCGCGTGGACCACCTTTATTTTTATCTGCTCGCCGTCTCCGCCTTCTTCACCATCCTCATCACGGCGATGTTGATCTTCTTCGCCATCCGTTATCGCCGCGCCAGGCACCCGAATGCCGTCCCTATCGAGGGCTCCACCAAACTGGAACTCGCCTGGACCGGCATTCCGCTGATCATCGCCATGTCCATGTTCGTCTGGGCAGCGAACATCTTCTTCGCCATGAATCGGCCGCCGCGCGGCGCCCTGGAGATCTACGCCGTCGGCAAGCAGTGGATGTGGAAGTTCGAGCACGTCGGCGGGCAGCGCGAGATCAATCAGCTCCATGTTCCCGTGGGCCGCGACGTCAAGCTCACCATGATTTCCCAGGATGTCATCCACAGCATGTTCTTCCCTGCGTTCCGCGTGAAGCAGGACGTGCTACCCAACCGCTACACCACCGTCTGGTTCCATCCCACGAAGATCGGAACCTACCACCTGTTCTGCGCCGAGTATTGCGGCACCAAGCACTCCGGCATGATCGGGCAGGTGGTAGTGATGGAGCCGGCGCAATATCAGGCCTGGCTGGCCGGCGGCGCCCAGGGCGGTTCACTGGTGGCCTCGGGTGAGCGCCTCTTCCGCGACCTCGCCTGCGACACCTGCCATCGGCCGGACACCGGCGCCCGCGGGCCCGATCTCGCCGGCCTGTTCGGCAAGCCGGTGCGGTTCGCCGGCGGAGGCTCGGCAGTCGCCGACGAAACCTACATCCGCGAATCCATCACCAACCCGGCGGCCAAAGTCGTCGAAGGCTTCCAGCCCATCATGCCCACCTTCCAGGGACAGGTCAGTGAAGAGGGCCTGCTGCAACTGG